Part of the Bacillus sp. THAF10 genome is shown below.
ACGCCTATAACCATTAACAGCATCAGCACAATCAGAAAAGTAACTATCTTTTTTCCATGCAAGCAAATCCCCTCCAAAAGAATAGACGCATTTATCTAGGAAGGGTTTCAACCTTTTCTCAACCTCCTGCATTCCACTTCATTACTCTAGCACTAATAAACCAGACTAAGAGCCCAAGAACAATCGGTAAAAAAGCTATTTCTGTATGAGAAACGGAAACCTTAAATTTAAGGACAGCACTTTTTGTTATGTATCCGATAAAGAAAAATACAATGATAGTGATGATTCCTGCATAGATTGGTAGCTTTGACTTTCTCATTCCGCTCCCTCTCCTCATTATTCAATCTGACATTATGAAACTGGTATTTTCCTGGCTCAATGGATTGTTTCTTCTCTAAATTTTTATTAATCTCCTCCAATGCTAACAGAAGAAGCCGACGATTGATCTGCCTTGACACAATCAATGGCAACAACGAGAGCAATAATGATGGTTTCCATTTCTTCTTCGATAACTTCAACCTTGTAGCTATCACCCCAAGTAAACCACTCTTTTCCTACTTTCCCAACGGTGTCACCATGCTTCAACACTTCAAAATTCATATCCCACCAATTTCCGTTTACTTCAATACCTGCTGCATCAATGGTATAACGTGCTTTTAAGAAGGAAAACTCCTTTTTTATGGTTAATACCTCTTGACCATCTACCTCAACTTTAAACTGAGGCAACCAACTGAACACCTTTTTCGTAATATGTGCCACTTCTTTACTATCTGCAGTCATAATAGTGAATGTCTTTGGAATTTCCATAAAACTTCCCTTTACGTAATAAACATCCTTCTCCTGTTGATCCTTTACTGTGAACTTCTCACTTAGACTGAATACCTTCTGTTTTATAAAAAGCTGTCTCATATTAATGCCTCCTCACCGCATTACTTTTATATAATTTACGATTAAAAAAGGGATTAGTTTCAACCTTGTGCATTAATTTCCAAAAAAAATGGATAAATCGCTTTTTTGTCATTAAACATTTACACCCCATTTACGGTGCTGTAAATGAAAGTTCATTCTTCCTTGTTACAGTGAGAGAGTAGTTTACTAACAAAAGGAGAGTGGAAACATCATGAAAAAAGGCTTTAAGATGACAATTGGTGCACTAGCGTTAAGTTTATCCGTTATGGGGGCAGGGGTGGCAAATGCTTCTGAAAAAGGCAAGGAAATTTTGAATGTTGCCCACCGTGGAGCTTCTGGACATGCGCCAGAACACACCATAACTTCTTATAAAATGGGTGAAAAAATGCATGGAGACTATATTGAAATAGATCTTCAGATGACAAAAGACGGACACCTCATTGCCATGCACGACGAAACACTGGACAGAACAACAAATGGTACTGGCCAAGTAAAAGATCACACGCTTGAGGAAATCAAAAAACTCGATGCAGGAAGTTGGTTCAATGAGGAAAATCCGGACAAAGCTAAAAAAGCGTATAAGGGACTAAAGGTTCCTACTTTAGAAGAAGTATTTAAAAAGTTCGGAAAGAATGCAAACTATTATATCGAAACAAAATCACCTGAAGTGTATCCAGGTATGGAAGAAGAATTAATAGAATTAGTAAACAAATATGGAATTAACAAAGAAACGTTGCTTGTTCAATCTTTCAGTCCAGAGAGCTTAACAAAGATGAACCAAATTGATCCATCTGTAAAATTAGTACAGCTTATGTGGTATACATCACCAGCAGAAATTTCCGATGGAGAGCTAGAGGCTATTAAAAAATATGCTATCGGAATCGGTCCGAACAGCTCGATGATTGACCAAGAATATGTACAAAAAACCGTGGAGCACGGCCTTGAAATTCATCCGTATACCGTCAATGAGAAGGATGAAATGAAAAAGTTAATTGATTGGGGCGTAACTGGAATCTTCACTAACTTCCCAGACCGTTTGCATGAACTGAAGAAGGAAAATGATTAAAGAAGTGAAATAATAACCACACCTCAATTGTTAGTCTAATCATCTAACAATTGGAGGTGTGGTTTTTTAATGCAAATGATAACATTAGCTTCCCTTCCCTTTTGTCTACTATTTTCAAAAAAAACCCATGTACTGGAACTTTTTCTAATCATTCACGTCTATTGCTACAAAGGGGTGAATGAAATGATAAAGAGAAAATTATTCGGACTTGCATTGGTAATTTTGCTGCTTGCAGGATGCAGTGCTGGCAATGAAAAGAGCGAATCAGGTAAATATGATGGAGCAACCGAAGAATCCTATGGAGGAATCGGCGAAACAGAAAATAATACTGCCATGGATGATGCAGGAGATGAAGAGAAAGCAACACAAAATCCCGATGAGCGGAAGGTAATGTACAGCGCTTTTGTCACCTTGGAAGTAGATGATATTGACAGCTCCATCAAAGAGATCGAGAAAACAGTTACCAAGGAAAAAGGGTACGTGGTGGAGGTCAACTTTTCATCAAATGAGAAATCAGATTTTGGATCGGTTACCCTTAGAATTCCCACAGAATCTCTCACATCCTTCTTGGAGGGTGTAGAAGAATACAGTGGTAAGGTGAAAGAAAAAAGAGTAGTCGGCCAGGATGTAACCGAAGAATATGTGGATTTAACCTCTAGGTTGAAAGCTAAGAGAGTGGTTGAGGAACGGCTACTTGACCTGTTAAGCCGTGCGGAAAAAACAGAAGATCTCCTAAAGATATCAAATGACTTATCCATCGTACAGGAAGAAATCGAACAGGTGATGGGTCGCATGAAATACTTAGATAATAAAACGGAATATGCAGAGGTAAAAATGGAATTTATCGACGTCTCTGTCAATGTACCGGAAATGAAAGGCGAAGAAGAACTTAAAACAGGTGAAAAAATTAAGCAGACCTTCGCTGCCTCCATAAATTCCATCGTGGCCTTCTTCTCATGGCTTGCAATCTTCCTAATTGGATACTCTCCAATACTATTCTTACTTGCGACAGTTGGAATACTTGTATTTTTCGTGTGGCGCAAAAGGGTTAGGAAAAGTAAGACATACCAAGAGTAATAAAGTGGAACATAAAAAGGCAGGCTCATTGCTTGCCTTTTTTATGTCTACAGTAGTTAATGCATTTTTTATACAGGTCTGAATAACATGTTCTTCACTATTATCCCTCACTCCCTCACTCCCTCACTCCCTCACCAATAATGGTATGAGATTTAAAAAAGTGAATCCAATAAGCATGCTATATAAGAGAATATTTTTAGTAGGCGATACCAACACGTGATTTTATATATTCCCTACTTTTTATCTGGCTATAAGTAAATTCTGCTGTATCTGGCACAGATATTTTATTTCCATCTTTAGGCAAAAAACTACGTTCTACCCGATATTTCCCTATATATTCTCCATCCGGTAAATACGTAGGACAGACGATAGTCCAATCGAGTGAAGATTGTATTAACAAATCGTAAACTTTATGATGTTCTTCCGCTGCACGTGTTAACTTACGCTTGGATTCACTTGATTGATATCGCAGTAAATTTGGGGTAATTCTACTCTGGAGGATCCCTGCAGTTCCTATAGTAATAAGCCGATGGATACCTTCCTTTTCCATTGCTTCGATAATGAGTGGCATACTTTTTGATAAAGTGGTGGTTCCATCAGTATTTAGCGCACTAAGAACTATATCCATCCCATGCATTGCTTTTAGAATATCATCCTTTTTTAAAACATTACCTTGAATGATCGTTAATTGTTCATTATTAATTTGAATCTTCTCTGGAGTACGAACTAACACAGTAACATGATGTTTGTCTTTAAGTGCATATGTAACGAGATGACCTCCAACACGTCCGGTCGCTCCTAATACTAAAATATTCATAAAAACGAACCTCCTTTTACGAATAGGAATATTGCAAAATTCTTTGAAAGCTATTATTTTGCTTTTTTTCAACTAAAAATGTTACTTAATTTTTATTGAATGAAACATGTACTTTTTTGGGAGAATATTACGCACTGTGGTACGTTTTGAATACCTTTTAAACCCTGTTTATTACATATTTTTACATTCGCTTCATGTATACCTTTGATTAAACTAAAATAGGTGATGAAATTAAGATGCATATGATCCTTTTAATCCTAGTAATCATATTTTCTATAGTAAAGGCTGATTGGAGAAATTGGGAAAGATACTATCCCACTATGCTATATATGTCTTTAACCACTTTCCTGTATGAATTTATCTCACATAGTCATTATCATTTATGGGAACTGCAAGAAGATTCTCATTTTAGCCTAATGAATGTTCATTTTGCTCACAATCTCATCATAAACACTCTAATTTCCTTCGTTTTTTTATCTAATTATCCTAATCCTTTTAAGAAACAAATTACCTATATAGTAAAATGGATACTTATTTTTACCTTATTTGAATGGATTGGGGTTAGGTTAGGAACAATTACACACCATAACGGTTGGCATATGGGATGGTCAATATTATTTAATTGTGTCATGTTTCCAATGATAAGGATTCATTTTGTTAAACCACTATTAGCACTAATTTTATCAGTATTCTGTACTCTTTTTTATTTATTTATCTTCGATTATGTATAACAATATTAAGAATAAGCGTGATACGCCTGAATTTTGACGATCCATTGATTGAGCAACACTATTTTGTTAACAATGAAAAAAAACTACCTCACAGTAGCCTCTTGAAACTCCAATATGTGTTAATTGTATCACTTTTTTATTTTAAAAATATAAAAGGATTTTCTAAATAATCACCGGGAGTGCTTATGTATTCTTTTAACGTTTTTTAAACAATTGGGTACTCATAAAACAATTTGTCTACTTCTAATACCGGAAAGCTCTCTGGTAGTTGAGCTACATCTATTTTTACAAAACCATTCTTTTCATAAAATCGATGTGCAGCTACAAATTGTGGTGTTGTTCCAAGGTAAATAGCTTTTACTGATTTTTCATTAGCCCACTGCAGAGCATGATTTAATAGAAGATTTCCTACTTTATATGCAGGACCTCTAAACTCCTTCTTAACAAACATTTTTCTTAATGCTAATTGCTTATTTCCGATATCTAACAGACTAATCGAACCAATAACCTTCCCATCACACACTGCAACCCAAAAGTTCCCATTACCTGTTTGATAAAAGTTCTTTACATTTAGTAAGTCTGGCTGATCCTCTTTTGTAATCGCAACATGGTATTCCTTTATTTGAATATGTGTAATCATTTCCACTACTTCATCTTGATGTTCTTTTAGATATTCTAGTATGACAGGAACTTTGGTTTCCTTCATTCCCATTGTTTTCAACTCTACTTTCTTATTAATGATTTATTTTACCAGAGTTAGTCCGTTTACCAGGATCTTCAACAATAAGGATAACTGCTCACTCTACCGTTTCGTTTAGTTAACTTACTCAACCATGCATTGCTCAATCCCAATAATTAAATACAACTTCACCAACCGTTTTAGGTTTCCAGTATTTAATGTTATCCATATCCCATTTGTTGAGGGTGTTTTCGTTTAACACAACCATATCACTCTTGGCTTCCTTTAGTCGCAAGGTTTCGTTTAGTTCCACCTGTTGAAGTACTCTGTACATATCACTGTAAAGGTGGCGAATAGTTGTTGTCAATTCTTTATGATCCTTAAAAGTCATTGAGTAAGCCCGGTGAGAGGTCGCATAGGCTATGAAAGGATAGATGCTGTTTAACAGAATATAAAGGTTTTCCTCGTTTGGGAAGCTTACTTTTGCATAGTAATAGTTTTGTGCAACCACAGGTTCTTGAAATGACAACACTCTTCCCCCAAGACTAGTTACAGACGTGTAACAAGCCTTTTTAAAAGTATCTCCATCTACTATTGAATCTGTTCCTCCTGAATCACTTATTCCACCTAATAAAATCATCAAATAGCTCCCCTTCCTTGCCTTTGTCTAACTAAAAAGAAGAATGATTATATAAACTCAAAGATCCTAATATCCACCGAGTCTACGTAACCTAATTCTTCTTTCAAGTCCCAAAGTTTTATTTCTGAGGTTTCTTCATTTTCTAAAAACGGCTGCAGGTTTTCCACCTCTTTAAAATAAACTGGATTGAATTTCACTTTCTCACTACTTGCTTCTTTTGACATTAATAATCCCTTAAACTCTAAATCACTTACTACTTGACCAGTTTCCTCATACAACTCTCGGATCGCACATTCCTTTGGTGTTTCATCCCCTTCTCTACGTCCAGCCGGGATTTCCCATTGTTCTCTCCACACGTTATAACACATAAGGTACTTGCCGTTACATTTAATAACCGCAAAAGAACCCGCTAATGGTTGGTATGTATACATCTCTTCTTCAGAAATACTGATGAAATCTAGAAATTCTAATCCATGATTTTTAGTTATATTCAAACCTGCAATCCTCCTGCATTTTGGCATAATTTACAATTCGAGATAAGTGCTTTAATTCCTTCCTTATTCTAGAATATGACCCTTTCATAAAAAAATTGGGCTAATCCTTGTTCTAGGATAGCGCAATTTTGTTTATGAAGTGATGTAGTGTTTCAATAAACTACTTACATTTGTTCCGGTGCGTTAATTCCTAACAACCGTAATCCTTCTTTTAAGACTATCGTCACGGCTTCTACTAACTGTAATCTTGCTGGTTGTTGTTCGTCTTGCTCTAAAATTCGTACTGATCCATAGTATTTGTTAAATGCTTGTGCTAGATCAATAATATATTTTGCAATTTTTGAAGGGTCAAACTGCTCGTAGGCTTGACCAATCACAATTTCGAATTTCATTAACAAGGATAACACTGCCCAGGCCTTATCATCTTCAAAGGCTTTGTAAGAGGATGATGGCATGGCTTTTGTTGGACCTTTTCTTAATATGGAACATCCTCGTGCATAAGTATATTGTACGTAAGGTCCTGTTTCCCCTTCAAAAGTAAGCATGGCCTCAAGAGAGAACTCGACGTCATTTAAGCGATAATTTTTAAGGTCATGAAAAATAACCGATCCTACCCCAACCATCTTTGCTACTTCATCTTTCTTTGCAAGATTTAGATTTCTTTCTTCGATATTATGCGTTGCAAGTTTAATTGCCTTTTGCAGCACCTCTTCTAGAAGGACAACTTTTCCTTTCCGAGTCGACATTTTCTTTCCGTCTTTTAACATCATGCCAAAAGGAATGTGATGCATATCTTTAGACCATTCATACCCCATTTTCTTCAAAACCTGAAACACTTGTTTAAAATGAAGAGATTGCTCACCACCAACAACGTATAATGCTTTGGCAAAATCGTATTCACTTTTTCTATAAAATGCTGCAGCTAAATCTCTTGTTGCGTACAAGGTAGCACCATCTGATTTTTTTATAAGGCAAGGAGGACTTTCGTATTCTTCTAGAGAAACAACCATCGCCCCTTCTGATTCTGTCAGTAGCTTTTTCTTTTCTAATTGTTCTACGACTGCATCCATTTTGTTATTGTAAAAGGCTTCTCCATTATATGAATGAAACTCCATTCCTAGGAGCTCATAAATTCGTTCAAATTCTTTTAATGACTCGTCACGGAACCATCTCCACAATGAAAGTGCTTCTTGATCTCCGTCCTCTAATCTTTTAAACCAAAAGCGGCCTTTATCTTCGAGTTCAGTAGTTAATTTAGCTTCTTCATGAAATCGCACATACAAAGCAAGCAATTCCTTAATGGGATCCGCTTTAACCTTTTCTTCACTTCCCCACAGCTTATAAGCTGTAATTAGCTTACCAAATTGTGTACCCCAGTCTCCTATATGATTGATTTTAATAGGAGTAAATCCGCATTTTTCCATTATATTTGCTAAAGCGTTCCCTATCACTGTAGACCGTAAGTGACCCATTGAAAAAGGCTTTGCAATATTCGGGGATGATAAATCAATTGTGATGTTTTCAGAATTACCAATAGCTAGACTTCCGTATTTCTCCTTAAGATGAAGCGCTTCTAAAACAATTTCTTCCCCTGTTTTTTGTTTTGAAAAGAAGAAATTTAAGTAAGGACCAACTGCCTCGACATGTTCAATATATTCATGATGAATCTTTAAACGGAGTTCTTGAGCAATTTGAAAGGGGGACTTCTTTAATTCTTTTGCTAACAAAAAGCATGGAAAAGCATAGTCTCCCATTTCTTGTTTCGGTGGTACCTCCAAATTTTTATTAATTTCTTCTTTAGTAATCTTGTCAACTCCCTTGTTCATCAGTGCATGATAAATGGATAAAACAATTAATTCTTCGTATTTCATCAACAAGCCTCCTTAAATATCTCATTTTAATTATTAGAAAAACAAAAAACCTCGTCTCTAAAAATTAGAGACGAGGTTTGGACTCGCGGTACCACTCTACTTGCTTTTAATAAGCCAGCTTGAAATGTAACGGTTATTACCGGGCTTACCTACTTCACTTCAATAAGCCTTCTCAGAGATGCGCTTCATAATCGTTTTCGTACCAGGCTCCCACCGTCCCTGGTTCTCTACATCGAAGACACGATTACTACTCTCCTCTTCCTAGAATTCACCCATATTTACTTGTTACTAAACATTATACACCAAATTTAACCATTAAATCATTAATATTCAACACATTTTTTACAACTGCAATCTTTTTACATAGTTAATTTTTACAATGTCATTCGTCTAATATGAATAGGATCCACCTGGCAAAGAAAATAAGTAAAACCCATCGTCACCTCTTAACTGCCATCCTTCAAAATAATTACTGTCGTGAAACAGTTCAAGATAAATGCCGTTTTCAAATTCTACAAATAAATCTGACACTTCTTCAAAAAGAAAGATATTCTTTATTCTCTTATCAAGTAGTACTTTTTCAACATTTTTATGGGAGAATTCGCCTGGAGAATGTATGCAGTCAGAATACCCAATCTCAATTTGATTCGCAATTCGTAGCCGCCAAGGGCATTCAATAATCAATCCCCCCGTTTCTAAAGCCATTCCAAATGGTTCGTTTTTTTCCTTGTTAATTTCTATAACCCTCTGCCCAATAAAATATCGAAAATCAATATTACTTAATTTTTTGTACAAATCCATATCACCTCTTTTAATAAATCAACCTACCCTTTAATAACAAGCGTTCCCAACCATCATATTTCCCTTCGTACTTTTCTGAATTTTCCAAAAGGAGGCGCAAATCCTTATTTATGAAATGCGCCTTTTAACTCAGGAAAAGAATTAAGTTTCGAATTTCAATTGATGAAAATTACTACCTTTTCAAGGTAATCAACTACATAAACTCTATTCACTTGTTTGAATGAGCTTCTTCGATTTAGCATCATAAATTTTATAACTTATTTCAAACTCATGATCTTTTGTCACAGTGACCTCACAATAGTAAGGAACTGCCCTTCCATAAGAATCCAAGTCAGGGATATCTATAAAATAAAATACATCGTCCGTTTCAACCATTTTAAATGCTGCACTACTCGATCGCCCAGATGAATCTATTTCGATCGTGCAATTCCCTTTTACAACTTCATACTCTTTAAATAGCATATACTTTAGGCTAGGAAGCGTTATTGCTAGCAATAGTCCACCGAATAATAATGAAAATAGTACTTTACATATATTTGAAATAGTGATTTTATTTTCCTTGAACATGAAACCAAACCAAAAAATACTAAAGAATAACAATAAGATACCTATTATTAATATAAAATAATACATGTGTCGCCTCATTCCCATGTTGTAAATAATATCATTTAATTAATTCTACGGCTAAATTCATGAAAAAGTTTCGAGTAAATGAAAATAACCGCATACCTTGGGAAAGGAATGCGTCCGATTAGAAAGTAAAAAGCTTCCAATTTCTCTTTAAATGTCTTTCCAAAACCAAAAATGTTCTAAAACCTTTTTGCTTTTAAAAATTACGATATTTACCTAATTCATTAAGCAATACTAGTTTAGAGCCTTAAAGTTTATATTCTTCTATTAAATCTATATTTCTTTTATTTATTGCATAATCCTGAATTTGCTTTCCGATATTTGCGTATAGTTGAATATCATTTAGTTGTTCTAGTGGTAACCATTTTACAGCAGTTTGATTATGGTCTGGTTTTTCTGGCATTCTTGCAACCGTACCATTTTGTAAGGTACAATCAAACATCATAACTAAAGTATGGGTCGGTCCAAATTTTTCACCATTCAATTGTGGTTCATATTCATAAACAAAGGCTAATGGCCCAACTTCAACATCCACACACGCTTCTTCCTTTGCTTCTCTTTTTACTGTTTCCATAATGGTCTCCTTTGGTTCAACCCCTCCAGCTGGAAAATCATACACCACGCCTCTGCGTGGATCGTTATATTCCGTTAATAAAATTCTCCCGTTTTCAATTATAATCGCTCCTGCTCTAACCCTTATGTGGTAAGACATTTTTCAATTCCTTTCTAAACACACTATTAATACATCAATAAGATATAAACTCTGATTAATCGCTACCGATTATTGAATATGAAATTACTATTATTCTGATGTTATTAAGCCGTATCTGCTTCTTTTACCCATCCACGAACTTACATCACGCCACTTAAGGTACTTTGAAGAAATCCAACTATTTTCACTTTGAAAAAACTTATCTGGCTCCCAATCATCATCAGCAGCCCAATAAAAAAGACCTTCGTGTAATATTAGTTTCGCTTCATAAATGATTGAATCATCGTTTATCGGACTGGGAACGATATGAAATTGAGTTACTCCTTCAAAAAGAAGTTCAATTGCTGAAGGATTATCACACTGTCTTTGGAATAGAATTCGGACATTAGTATCAAGATCTGTTGACATGTCCATTGATAAATACTCATCTACATAGCTCTCAGTCGACATATATAATTCCTTTAAGCAACTATCATGGAATCTCCCGAATGTATCTAATAAATACTCAATATCATTCCTATTTTTAAGTTCTTTCCATTCCAAGGTTATCACCCTTATCGACTTATTTCTTCTTCCATTAGAACTGCCCTAGTTCAATAAAATTTTCTAATCTTCAAATTCAGAGATAATAAAATCAGTTGTAGGTGGTAATTTTTTTGAGATATTCGCTATTGTTGAAAATTGACTATCATTTGTTATTACAACAACATTTATTCCATCAAAACCAACCCAAAATACACCGTCATTTTCATGGAGAGTAACTATAGGAGTATTTATTTTTTTCATTCGAAAAAGGGTTTTAAAATCTCTTTCGCCAAAACTAAAGACATCCTTTTTTAACGACCATAAAGCCAAATTATTCATACTTCCATTGCCATATGCGTATGGGAAAATAACTCTAAACTGTTTATAATTTTGAATGATTGCTTTATAATAATATTCTTTTTCGATTTTAGTTTTTTCAAACTCGATAGTATTAGTTTTGCATTCTTGTTCAAATTCTTCTTGTCCGAAATCAAATACTTCAACAAGGGCATATATAGGAAATTGATTGATTTCATTCATCCAATTAGAAACAAATTCAAGTGGATCAACATCATTAAATGTAACATCAACGATATACTCTTTTTTGCCATCAACTGCAAAAGGGAAATAACCCCCGGCATCAGGAATGTCAGAAATCCATTTATGAGGCATAAATCCTATTTCTAAGTTCAATCATCATTCTCCTTTACAAAAAACTTCATTTAAATTCCATGTGTTCGTTAGTTCTACGTTCAGAATTCTTTCTAACGCAGCCTTTACCGACATAACATTCTAATTCTAGGTAAAGCGCTCATTCCCTTTTTCAGAGCAAAAAATAGCACGAAACTAAAAAGACTGCTTTATCAATAAGCTCACCCGTGTATTCTTAAACCTTTTCCAAGGTTTAAGGAGGGTCATCATGCAAAGAATAAAAGTTACTTACTGGTACAAGCTAGATATAAACCGTGTAAAAGAGGTCAATAAATGGGCTATCTCACTAAACTGAAGCAGATGATATTGACAGAGGATCCCTCACAATCAACTAAATATCCCCATTATCATGAATCTTCTATCGTTGAAGACGAGTTGGATTTCGCTCACATTCATCATCAATTTGAAAATTGTGAGGATCTACATCACCGTGTTTTCAAAGAGCTTGACGTTGAATTCATCTATTTCAAGGAGCTAATAGATAAGCTTACGTTAAAAGAGGAATTATTGGATTGGTTGAATGTATGCGACATAAATGAAGTTCAACGACATATTGATTCGTCGGAGCTTGAAGAAGTCACGACCAATAAAGAAGCCGTTGTCGATGTATTGAATGGGAATATTGTTCTATCTTTTCAAGATAAAGTGTATCGGTTAAAGGCAGAGGGTGGGGATAACCGAGGCATAGAAGAGTCAGAGACGGAATCCATTATTCTTGGACCTCATGAAGCATTTATTGAATCCATGAACACAAACCTTGCCTTAATCCGAAAGAGGGTGAGAAGTTCTCATCTAAAAGCGGAAACATTAAGCGTGGGAGAGATAACCAAGACAAACGTTACGTTAATGTACATAGAAGACATCGCTCCTTGTGGAGAAATAGACACGCTGAAAGAAAGAATTGAAAACATCGAATATAGTGGAATTCTTGATACCAACATGCTGACGCAATTTATTGATGACAAGCCTCTCTCCCCTTTTCCGCAATTTTACACAACAGAAAGACCAGACGTGGTGGCATCAAAATTAATCGCTGGAAAAATTGTTGGGCTTGTTGATGGAAGTCCCCATGTTTTATGTGCGCCTGTAAGTTTTTTTGATTTTTTTCAGTCAGTGGATGATTATAGTCAGCGCTGGGTT
Proteins encoded:
- a CDS encoding spore germination protein, with protein sequence MGYLTKLKQMILTEDPSQSTKYPHYHESSIVEDELDFAHIHHQFENCEDLHHRVFKELDVEFIYFKELIDKLTLKEELLDWLNVCDINEVQRHIDSSELEEVTTNKEAVVDVLNGNIVLSFQDKVYRLKAEGGDNRGIEESETESIILGPHEAFIESMNTNLALIRKRVRSSHLKAETLSVGEITKTNVTLMYIEDIAPCGEIDTLKERIENIEYSGILDTNMLTQFIDDKPLSPFPQFYTTERPDVVASKLIAGKIVGLVDGSPHVLCAPVSFFDFFQSVDDYSQRWVTGTFVRLLRFFALIITVALTGVYVSVTTFHYEMIPQELLPSLIESRSRVPFPPLIEAIFLELVIELLREAGARLPTKIGQTIGIVGGIVIGQAAVEAGITSNILIIAVAVSAISSFVIPSYVMSASIRIVRFAFILLAGFLGNMGLVFGLGLLVIHLSKLTSINAPYFIPFSPTFFRDWLDTIIRAPYMFIKERPTQVRTYNKTVNKMKK